The Thermus brockianus genome window below encodes:
- a CDS encoding MFS transporter, giving the protein MWKGPREGRRSILPILDLRERNYRLAVVNGWLVWLGDTFLNPNIVLSGFAAKLGAPGALIGLLPALLQAGGMVPQAFLAPYVARFPQKIVLYRKVAALRLLGVVLMAFSAFLLGPWPGLLFAGFLLGLLLNALFTGVSSLPFWEVVAKTIPPERRAALFSARNLVGGLLAFLAGFLVREILALPLPFPLPYALLFSLGALSFGLGWHLFGQVDEPVEAPRTARLDLKAPLLRPGFRRYLRVRVVLGLAGMAEPFYAVYAVRALGQGEELGLYLSLYALSFTLSNLLWARLAEKGSKGVLRAGAALGFLAPLLALLLPPPLFGLVFLLQGAYLAALNLATTTYLLNLAPPEERSASIGLGNTVAGVFAFSTVLGGWVADRAGFSILFLLAAGLYALAFGLGSRLPEEG; this is encoded by the coding sequence ATGTGGAAGGGCCCGAGGGAAGGGAGAAGGAGCATCCTCCCCATCTTAGACCTCCGGGAGCGGAACTACCGCCTGGCGGTGGTAAACGGCTGGCTGGTGTGGCTCGGGGACACCTTCCTGAACCCCAACATCGTCCTTTCCGGCTTTGCCGCCAAGCTAGGGGCCCCCGGGGCCCTCATCGGCCTCCTCCCGGCCCTCTTGCAGGCGGGGGGGATGGTGCCCCAGGCCTTCCTGGCCCCCTACGTGGCCCGCTTTCCCCAAAAGATCGTCCTTTACCGCAAGGTGGCCGCCCTGAGGCTCCTTGGGGTGGTCCTCATGGCCTTTTCCGCCTTTCTCCTCGGGCCCTGGCCCGGGCTCCTTTTCGCTGGTTTTCTCCTAGGCCTCCTCCTAAACGCCCTCTTCACCGGGGTTTCCAGCCTCCCCTTCTGGGAGGTGGTGGCCAAGACCATCCCCCCGGAACGCCGGGCCGCCCTCTTCTCCGCCCGCAACCTGGTGGGGGGGCTTCTGGCCTTTCTGGCGGGGTTTTTAGTGCGGGAGATCCTGGCCCTTCCCCTACCCTTCCCCTTGCCCTACGCCCTCCTTTTTAGCCTAGGCGCCCTTTCCTTTGGGCTTGGCTGGCACCTCTTCGGCCAGGTGGACGAGCCCGTGGAAGCGCCCAGAACGGCCCGGCTGGACCTCAAAGCACCCCTCCTTCGCCCCGGGTTTCGCCGCTATCTCCGGGTGCGGGTGGTTTTGGGCCTCGCCGGGATGGCCGAGCCCTTTTACGCCGTCTACGCCGTGCGGGCCCTCGGGCAGGGGGAGGAGCTTGGCCTTTACCTCTCCCTCTACGCCCTCTCCTTCACCCTCTCCAACCTCCTTTGGGCAAGGCTTGCGGAAAAGGGCTCCAAGGGGGTCCTGAGGGCCGGGGCGGCTTTGGGCTTCCTGGCACCCCTTCTCGCCCTCCTCCTACCCCCTCCCCTCTTCGGCCTGGTCTTCCTCCTGCAAGGGGCCTACCTGGCCGCCCTAAACCTTGCCACCACCACCTACCTCTTGAACCTGGCCCCGCCCGAGGAACGGAGCGCCTCCATCGGCCTAGGCAACACCGTGGCCGGGGTCTTCGCCTTTTCCACGGTCCTCGGGGGGTGGGTGGCGGATAGGGCGGGCTTTTCCATTCTCTTCCTCCTGGCGGCAGGCCTATACGCCCTGGCCTTTGGGCTGGGAAGCCGGCTCCCGGAGGAGGGCTAG
- a CDS encoding sugar phosphate isomerase/epimerase family protein has protein sequence MRLGFSPFNAEMGYEEAFRLAAEEGMDLEVAYDLHEVLPLPDPQSLKATGEALGVGFTLHLPFVEMNPASLIPSVRKLSEERLKRALEFGEALGAKVGVLHTGQIPVRHPMALDLAREALERTLSALLPLPFPVALENLALAEEDLLRSPEELKALLERFPQYGFCLDVGHALVELGPTGPLRYLEALGGKLIHLHLHDNHGRRDDHLPVGAASVPWESIAPYLKGFAGTAALEVGGGKKGVQQSAKRLRELLL, from the coding sequence ATGCGCTTAGGCTTCAGCCCCTTCAACGCCGAGATGGGCTACGAGGAGGCCTTCCGCCTGGCAGCGGAGGAGGGGATGGACCTGGAGGTGGCCTACGACCTCCACGAGGTCCTCCCTTTGCCCGACCCCCAGAGCCTCAAGGCCACGGGAGAGGCCTTGGGCGTGGGCTTCACCCTCCACCTCCCCTTCGTGGAGATGAACCCGGCAAGCCTCATCCCGAGCGTCCGGAAGCTCTCGGAAGAGCGCCTTAAGCGGGCTTTGGAGTTTGGCGAGGCCCTGGGAGCCAAGGTGGGGGTCCTCCACACCGGCCAAATCCCCGTGCGCCACCCCATGGCCCTGGACCTGGCCCGGGAAGCCCTGGAGAGGACCCTATCCGCCCTCCTCCCCCTCCCCTTCCCCGTGGCCTTGGAAAACCTGGCCCTTGCCGAAGAGGACCTTCTACGGAGTCCTGAGGAGCTAAAGGCGCTTTTAGAGCGCTTCCCCCAGTACGGCTTCTGCCTGGACGTGGGCCACGCCCTGGTGGAGCTTGGGCCCACGGGCCCCCTCCGCTACCTGGAGGCTTTGGGCGGAAAACTCATTCACCTCCACCTCCACGACAACCACGGTCGGAGGGACGACCACCTACCTGTGGGGGCAGCCAGCGTGCCCTGGGAAAGCATCGCCCCCTACCTCAAGGGCTTTGCCGGCACCGCCGCCCTGGAGGTGGGCGGGGGAAAAAAGGGCGTCCAGCAAAGCGCCAAGCGCCTTCGGGAACTCCTTCTTTAG
- a CDS encoding ABC transporter substrate-binding protein codes for MRRIGVLFLAWNLALALAQTEIPFWHSMDGPAGRLLSTFAQEFNARQSQYRLTPQYAGDYKDAETKLVAALRTGGQPVLFQAEISFFPRLVGEGRALALDGYLTLDRAFVEDLFEPAWNYGVMEGKRYGLPLNTSTPVLFYNLDAFRAKGLKPPKDWKEFEAVAKALTSRQTKGFIFVTDPQAWLFEAMVTSRGGSLVKDGKPNFLSPEALDALEMLWRLHRAGALSVRSMAEATFAQLDFVRTKGMMVMASIANWPAAENFSFAFTLGVAPVPREPQGKVPMGGAQLVVLRGASEAQVRGALEFWRYLMEPKNVARWAEASYYVPVRKSAIPLLEGFYRENPFRKVAFEQIAHAQERPRLPQFSAWASLLAEALEKSLKGGVPPQKALEEAQRKAEALR; via the coding sequence ATGCGGCGGATTGGGGTTCTTTTCCTCGCATGGAACCTGGCCCTGGCGTTAGCCCAGACCGAAATCCCATTCTGGCATTCCATGGACGGCCCCGCCGGTAGGCTCCTCTCCACCTTCGCCCAGGAGTTCAACGCCCGCCAATCCCAGTACCGCCTGACCCCCCAGTACGCCGGGGACTACAAGGACGCCGAAACCAAGCTGGTGGCCGCCCTGCGCACCGGAGGACAGCCCGTTCTCTTCCAGGCGGAAATCTCCTTCTTCCCCCGCCTGGTGGGGGAAGGGAGGGCCTTGGCCTTGGACGGTTACCTCACCTTGGACCGGGCTTTCGTGGAGGACCTCTTTGAACCCGCCTGGAACTACGGGGTGATGGAAGGCAAACGCTATGGCCTTCCCCTAAACACTTCCACCCCGGTCCTCTTCTACAACCTAGACGCTTTCCGGGCCAAAGGGCTTAAACCCCCCAAGGACTGGAAGGAGTTTGAGGCGGTGGCCAAGGCCTTAACCTCCCGCCAGACCAAGGGTTTCATCTTCGTCACCGACCCCCAAGCTTGGCTTTTTGAGGCCATGGTGACGAGCCGTGGAGGAAGCTTGGTCAAGGACGGCAAGCCCAACTTCCTCTCCCCCGAGGCCCTGGACGCCCTGGAGATGCTCTGGCGCCTCCACCGCGCTGGGGCCCTCTCCGTGCGCAGCATGGCCGAGGCCACCTTCGCCCAGCTGGACTTCGTGCGCACCAAGGGGATGATGGTCATGGCCTCCATCGCCAACTGGCCGGCAGCGGAAAACTTTTCCTTCGCCTTCACCCTGGGGGTGGCTCCTGTGCCCCGGGAGCCCCAGGGGAAGGTGCCCATGGGCGGGGCCCAGCTCGTGGTCCTGCGGGGGGCCTCGGAGGCCCAGGTGCGGGGGGCTTTGGAGTTTTGGCGCTACCTTATGGAACCCAAAAACGTGGCCCGCTGGGCGGAGGCCAGCTACTACGTCCCCGTACGCAAATCCGCCATCCCCCTCTTGGAAGGCTTTTACCGGGAAAACCCCTTCCGCAAGGTGGCCTTTGAGCAGATCGCCCATGCCCAGGAAAGGCCCCGCCTGCCCCAGTTCTCCGCCTGGGCTAGCCTCCTCGCCGAGGCCTTAGAGAAAAGCCTAAAGGGCGGGGTGCCCCCGCAGAAAGCCCTAGAGGAAGCGCAACGCAAGGCGGAGGCCCTCCGCTAG
- a CDS encoding cytochrome C: protein MYRNDPILPTFALILAAGLFYAAYLDGLHIARLLGHAPAELSVGQIGLMAFGAVLLLYGLIGLVSYWLEGVELRPGRHFPTPSTAPVAAGVILVLLLTALSGFFVRLILYSAQTGHNPTWLQGLIFGSISLVVAALFGIYKKFFGRDEVITEEEKSEFPW from the coding sequence ATGTACCGCAACGACCCCATCCTGCCCACCTTTGCCCTTATCCTGGCCGCAGGCCTCTTCTACGCGGCCTACCTGGACGGCCTCCACATCGCCCGCTTGCTAGGCCACGCCCCAGCGGAGCTTTCCGTGGGGCAGATCGGCCTCATGGCCTTCGGGGCTGTCCTCCTCCTTTATGGGCTTATCGGCCTCGTTTCCTATTGGCTAGAAGGCGTGGAGCTCCGTCCCGGCCGCCACTTCCCCACCCCCTCCACCGCCCCCGTGGCGGCGGGCGTGATCCTGGTCCTCCTCCTTACCGCCCTCTCCGGCTTCTTCGTACGCCTCATCCTCTACTCCGCCCAGACCGGGCACAACCCCACCTGGCTCCAAGGCCTCATCTTTGGCAGCATCAGCCTGGTGGTGGCGGCCCTTTTCGGCATCTACAAGAAGTTCTTTGGCCGGGACGAGGTCATCACCGAGGAGGAAAAGAGCGAGTTCCCCTGGTAG
- a CDS encoding ubiquinol-cytochrome c reductase iron-sulfur subunit, whose translation MDEREIRLRTSRRRLFLKTAIGTGIGLSLVSAFYVGASLRPKQEVTPDKEPLKPGDILVYAQGGGEPKPIRPEELKPGDPFLLAYPMDPKTKVVKSGEAKNTVLVVRYPPEELAPEVASHGVEGIVAFSAVCTHLGCIISQWVGDKKAGLCPCHGGVYDFAQGARIIAGPPPRPVPQLPLKVEDGVLVAAGEFLGEVGVKAEAGFCRHV comes from the coding sequence ATGGACGAACGCGAGATCCGCTTGCGCACATCCAGAAGGCGGCTTTTCCTCAAGACCGCCATCGGCACAGGGATAGGGCTTTCCCTGGTTTCCGCCTTCTACGTGGGGGCGAGCCTCCGGCCCAAGCAGGAGGTCACCCCGGACAAGGAGCCCCTAAAGCCCGGGGATATTCTGGTCTACGCCCAAGGGGGAGGGGAACCCAAGCCCATCCGCCCCGAGGAGCTCAAGCCCGGGGACCCCTTCCTCCTCGCCTACCCCATGGATCCCAAGACCAAGGTGGTGAAAAGCGGCGAGGCCAAGAACACGGTGCTGGTGGTGCGCTACCCCCCGGAGGAGCTTGCCCCCGAGGTGGCGAGCCACGGGGTGGAGGGCATCGTGGCCTTCTCGGCGGTGTGTACCCACCTGGGATGCATCATCAGCCAGTGGGTGGGGGACAAAAAGGCGGGCCTCTGCCCCTGCCACGGGGGGGTTTACGATTTCGCCCAGGGAGCCCGGATTATCGCCGGGCCGCCCCCTAGGCCCGTACCCCAGCTTCCCCTGAAGGTGGAGGACGGGGTTTTGGTGGCCGCCGGGGAGTTCTTGGGCGAGGTAGGGGTCAAGGCTGAGGCGGGCTTCTGCCGCCACGTTTAG
- a CDS encoding PaaX family transcriptional regulator C-terminal domain-containing protein produces MRARSTIFTLFLEYIYPERRARVKDLVAMMEALGFSEAAVRAALSRSAKRGWVRPERVGRTAYYALSDRVYWQVRQVRRRLYGPRPPWDGRFLLVLPEGPKDRGERERFRREMALLGYGSLQSGVYLGAGVDLEATRELLTFYRLPATLFAGEHLGPREEIQAIFPLERAQAHYRALFPLETPEEPEEAFRTLTRLVHEMRKVLFLDPLLPPELLPPGFVGPEARRQFLEARKALYGKALPFLEGLELPLTALSPQGG; encoded by the coding sequence ATGCGGGCGCGCTCCACCATTTTCACCCTTTTCCTGGAGTACATCTACCCGGAACGCCGGGCCAGGGTCAAGGACCTCGTGGCCATGATGGAGGCCCTGGGCTTTTCCGAGGCGGCGGTGCGGGCCGCCCTTTCCCGAAGCGCCAAGCGGGGCTGGGTGCGGCCTGAACGGGTGGGGCGCACGGCCTACTACGCCCTTTCCGACCGGGTGTACTGGCAGGTGCGGCAGGTGCGCCGCCGCCTCTACGGGCCAAGACCCCCATGGGATGGGCGCTTTCTTTTGGTGTTGCCCGAGGGCCCAAAGGACCGGGGGGAAAGGGAGCGCTTCCGCCGGGAGATGGCCCTTTTGGGCTACGGGAGCCTGCAATCGGGGGTTTACCTGGGGGCGGGGGTGGACCTCGAGGCCACCCGGGAGCTCCTCACCTTCTACCGGCTTCCCGCCACCCTCTTCGCCGGGGAGCACCTCGGGCCCCGGGAGGAGATCCAGGCCATCTTCCCCCTGGAAAGGGCCCAGGCCCATTACCGGGCCCTCTTTCCCCTGGAAACCCCCGAGGAGCCGGAGGAGGCCTTCCGCACCCTCACCCGCCTGGTACACGAGATGCGCAAGGTGCTTTTCCTGGACCCCCTCCTGCCCCCTGAGCTTCTCCCCCCGGGCTTCGTGGGGCCCGAAGCCCGCCGCCAGTTCCTGGAGGCCCGGAAGGCCCTTTACGGGAAAGCCCTTCCCTTCCTCGAGGGCCTAGAGCTTCCCCTCACCGCCCTCTCACCCCAAGGCGGGTAA
- a CDS encoding extracellular solute-binding protein: protein MVRVLLLLLVLAAWARAQVVIPLWHTLGEGGVLEGEAQSFNQTQSRYRIEPRFVGDYREMGVLLAAALRNGTAPPLAQVELGFLPVLVKEGLLQPLPAPQIPDLDPDLLRLGEVKGRLYGYPLGISVAVLFYNQDALQARRLSPPKDFAQLKTAAQRLSSRSAKGLLFSADVYSFASLVLAQGGTLSQGGGPALNGEGALKSLEYLLSIHREGALQVRSATELISAGADFLRTKAFLAMGPSSLLPAVKSRTQLPFAIGIAPLPLEAQGRVAASGSVLVALRHASAEERRGLEAFYRHMAETSRQLALARGVFYLPLSLKAQEAWGKEEVGRLLLSQKDRLAPWHGDSPLLLWAPPLEEALERVLKGQTPAKKALEEAQARALKIP from the coding sequence ATGGTCCGGGTGCTTCTCCTCCTTCTGGTCTTGGCCGCGTGGGCAAGGGCGCAGGTGGTCATACCCCTTTGGCACACCTTGGGAGAAGGGGGGGTTCTGGAGGGAGAGGCCCAGAGCTTCAACCAAACCCAGTCCCGCTACCGCATTGAGCCCCGCTTCGTGGGGGACTACCGGGAGATGGGCGTTCTCCTGGCCGCCGCCCTTCGCAACGGTACGGCCCCACCCCTGGCCCAGGTGGAGCTCGGGTTTTTGCCGGTTCTGGTAAAAGAGGGCCTGCTCCAACCCCTCCCTGCCCCCCAGATCCCGGACCTGGACCCGGACCTCCTGCGCTTGGGCGAGGTGAAAGGGCGCCTTTACGGATACCCTTTAGGCATCTCCGTTGCCGTGCTCTTCTACAATCAAGACGCCCTCCAAGCCCGGCGCCTAAGCCCTCCCAAGGACTTCGCCCAGCTCAAAACCGCAGCCCAACGGCTTTCCTCCCGCTCGGCCAAGGGGCTTCTTTTCTCGGCGGACGTCTATAGTTTCGCCAGCTTGGTCCTAGCCCAAGGAGGTACCCTAAGCCAAGGGGGAGGGCCGGCCCTGAATGGGGAAGGTGCCTTAAAAAGCCTGGAGTACCTCCTAAGCATTCACCGGGAAGGGGCCCTGCAGGTGCGCTCCGCCACGGAACTCATCAGCGCCGGGGCCGACTTTCTCCGAACCAAAGCTTTTTTGGCCATGGGGCCTTCCTCGCTCCTACCGGCGGTGAAGAGCCGCACCCAGCTCCCCTTCGCCATAGGCATTGCGCCCCTGCCCCTCGAGGCCCAGGGAAGGGTAGCGGCCTCGGGGTCCGTGCTCGTGGCTCTACGCCACGCTTCCGCCGAGGAAAGGCGCGGCCTAGAGGCCTTTTACCGCCACATGGCCGAAACCAGCCGCCAGCTGGCCCTAGCCCGAGGGGTCTTCTACCTGCCCCTAAGCCTAAAGGCCCAGGAAGCCTGGGGAAAGGAAGAAGTGGGCCGCCTTCTCCTCAGCCAGAAGGACCGCCTTGCGCCATGGCACGGGGATAGCCCCCTGCTCCTCTGGGCGCCTCCCCTTGAGGAAGCCCTGGAGCGGGTCCTAAAGGGACAAACGCCAGCCAAGAAGGCTTTGGAAGAGGCCCAGGCGCGGGCTCTGAAGATTCCCTGA
- a CDS encoding ABC transporter substrate-binding protein: MRRPLAVLTLLAWASAQVSIPFWHTAGPPGNRVLEEAIQSFNASQKAYRLEARYVGDYREAGVKLLAALRSGGAPVLFHGELSFLPRLAQEGVALPLDAHLKDLPKDLYPEMLRTGQVKGKTFGLPLGLSVPALYYNKDAFRARGLRPPRTWQEVEEAAARLTGRTAKGLVVSTDIWSFNALVMSLGGSLVRDGLPAFTSKEVVEALEMLYRMVQKGHAQARNLAEAQFAVADFLRTKAFMGIGPTTALPVVEAQTALPFAVGLAPLPRREGGTVPLSGAALAVLKGASPEQAQGAVAFWLHFLEPKRQAAWVRTTWYLPLRKEAEKELADFLKDPERQAVFAQAEVGRPWSQDPELVVWYGYLEEALERSLKQGVRPQVALEEAQRKALAVERK, translated from the coding sequence ATGAGGCGCCCTTTGGCCGTCCTAACCCTTTTGGCCTGGGCCTCGGCCCAGGTGAGCATCCCCTTTTGGCACACCGCTGGCCCCCCGGGAAACCGGGTTTTGGAGGAGGCGATCCAAAGCTTCAACGCAAGCCAAAAGGCCTACCGCCTCGAGGCCCGCTACGTGGGGGACTACCGGGAGGCGGGGGTGAAGCTTTTGGCCGCCCTGCGCTCGGGAGGGGCCCCGGTCCTCTTCCACGGGGAGCTTTCCTTCCTGCCCAGGCTCGCCCAAGAGGGGGTGGCCCTCCCCCTGGACGCCCACCTGAAGGACCTCCCCAAGGACCTCTACCCCGAGATGCTGCGGACAGGGCAGGTGAAGGGGAAGACCTTTGGGCTTCCCCTGGGGCTTTCCGTCCCCGCCCTCTACTACAACAAGGACGCCTTCCGCGCCCGGGGCCTTAGGCCCCCCAGGACCTGGCAGGAGGTGGAGGAGGCCGCCGCCCGGCTTACGGGCCGCACCGCCAAGGGCCTGGTGGTCTCCACGGACATCTGGAGCTTCAACGCCCTCGTCATGAGCCTAGGGGGAAGCCTGGTGAGGGACGGGCTTCCCGCCTTCACCTCCAAGGAGGTGGTGGAGGCCTTGGAGATGCTTTACCGCATGGTGCAGAAGGGGCACGCCCAGGCCCGCAACCTGGCGGAGGCCCAGTTCGCCGTGGCCGACTTCCTGCGCACCAAAGCCTTCATGGGCATCGGACCCACCACCGCCTTGCCCGTGGTGGAGGCCCAGACCGCCCTCCCCTTCGCCGTGGGCCTCGCCCCCTTGCCCCGACGGGAGGGGGGGACGGTGCCCCTTTCCGGGGCCGCCTTGGCCGTGCTCAAGGGGGCGAGCCCCGAGCAGGCGCAAGGCGCCGTGGCCTTCTGGCTCCACTTCCTCGAGCCCAAGCGCCAGGCGGCGTGGGTGCGCACCACCTGGTACCTGCCCCTGCGGAAAGAGGCGGAGAAGGAGCTCGCCGACTTCCTGAAAGACCCCGAGCGCCAAGCGGTCTTCGCCCAGGCGGAGGTGGGGCGGCCCTGGAGCCAGGACCCGGAGCTCGTGGTCTGGTACGGCTACCTGGAAGAGGCCCTGGAGAGGAGCCTCAAGCAAGGGGTAAGGCCCCAGGTGGCCCTCGAGGAGGCCCAACGAAAGGCCCTGGCGGTGGAGAGGAAATAG
- a CDS encoding c-type cytochrome translates to MVVDRIEVYLDGAQEPLAVLKEPPYRLELDTRQIPDGEHTLRLVTHFRGGGQEVKEIPFTVNNYPDVLVLGLDEGGEVAGKVELRLAVGEPELPVEPVRFNPIWYAVASVVVLGGIWAYFALSPATEKIVAEVAPPAQEAQAHGEGAAPAANVDQALMEKGKAIYESLCAACHQANGQGMPPAFPALAGNPNLKDAQLILNVVKNGRGAMPAVGANFSEEELKAVATYIRNSFGNSFGPVE, encoded by the coding sequence ATGGTCGTAGACCGGATTGAGGTGTACCTAGACGGCGCCCAGGAGCCCCTGGCGGTTCTCAAGGAACCCCCCTACCGGCTGGAGCTGGACACCCGCCAAATCCCCGACGGGGAGCACACCCTACGCCTCGTCACCCACTTCCGGGGCGGAGGGCAGGAGGTCAAGGAAATCCCCTTCACCGTAAACAACTACCCCGACGTCCTGGTCCTGGGCCTGGACGAAGGCGGGGAGGTTGCGGGCAAGGTGGAGCTCCGCCTGGCGGTGGGCGAGCCGGAGCTTCCCGTGGAGCCCGTGCGCTTCAACCCCATCTGGTACGCCGTGGCCTCCGTGGTGGTCCTAGGAGGGATCTGGGCCTACTTCGCCCTTTCCCCCGCCACGGAAAAGATCGTGGCCGAGGTGGCCCCCCCTGCCCAAGAAGCCCAGGCCCACGGGGAAGGCGCCGCCCCCGCAGCCAACGTGGACCAGGCCCTCATGGAGAAGGGTAAGGCCATTTACGAGAGCCTCTGCGCCGCCTGCCACCAGGCCAACGGCCAAGGCATGCCCCCCGCCTTCCCGGCCCTGGCGGGGAACCCCAACCTAAAGGACGCCCAGCTCATCCTGAACGTGGTGAAAAACGGCCGGGGTGCCATGCCCGCCGTGGGAGCCAACTTCAGCGAGGAGGAGCTCAAGGCCGTGGCCACCTATATCCGCAACAGCTTTGGCAACAGCTTTGGCCCGGTGGAGTAA
- the thrS gene encoding threonine--tRNA ligase, which yields MTVYLPDGKALEVPEGATAYDVAKAVGPGLAKAAVGAIVDGELYDLFKPLPPGARVRILTEKDPEYQTLFRHTLAHVLAQAVKEHFQEKGYDPESVRLGVGPVIEKGFYYDIDAPEPLSDEDLPALEERMRAILQKDLPLRRYVLPREEALARYRGKDPYKTELIQEIPEGEEISFYQQGDEAYGFTDLCRGPHVPSTGRIPPHFKLTHVAGAYWRGDERRPMLQRVYGVAFRTAEELKEYLWQLEEAQKRDHRRLGRELELFLIDPMVGKGLVLWLPKGNVIREELMAFMREEQIRRGYQLVTTPHIGSLELYKTSGHYPYYAESQFPPISFKERGEEEEYLLKPMNCPHHIRIYAYKKRSYRELPLRIAEFGTVYRYEKAGELLGLTRVRGFTQDDAHLFCTPEQVKAEFLGVLDLVLKVFATLGLRDYRARIGVREPGSEKYVGDEAKWALAERQIEEAALEAGLHYTVEAGDAAFYGPKLDFVVKDALGREWQLGTIQVDYNLPERFGLAYVGPDGEEHRPVMIHRAPFGSLERFIGILIEHFAGDFPLWLAPVQVVVIPVSEKQEDYAQEVACKLKEMGLRAEADLRSERMQARIRDAEMQKVPYILVVGEREKAEGTVSVRRRHRGNLGAMPLATFLEKALLEYRERRLESVF from the coding sequence ATGACGGTCTACCTGCCGGATGGGAAGGCCCTCGAGGTCCCGGAAGGGGCCACCGCCTATGACGTGGCCAAGGCCGTGGGCCCGGGCCTGGCCAAGGCGGCGGTGGGGGCCATCGTGGACGGGGAGCTCTACGACCTCTTCAAGCCCCTCCCCCCAGGGGCCCGGGTGCGCATCCTCACGGAGAAGGACCCCGAGTACCAGACCCTTTTCCGCCACACCCTGGCCCACGTCCTGGCCCAGGCGGTGAAGGAGCACTTCCAGGAAAAGGGCTACGACCCGGAAAGCGTGCGGCTTGGGGTGGGGCCGGTGATTGAGAAGGGCTTTTACTACGATATAGACGCCCCCGAGCCCCTCTCGGACGAGGACCTTCCGGCCCTGGAGGAGAGGATGCGGGCCATTTTGCAAAAGGACCTCCCCTTGCGCCGCTATGTCCTCCCCCGGGAGGAGGCCCTGGCCCGCTACCGGGGCAAGGACCCCTACAAGACCGAGCTCATCCAGGAGATCCCCGAAGGGGAGGAGATCAGCTTCTACCAGCAAGGGGACGAGGCCTACGGCTTCACCGACCTCTGCCGCGGGCCCCACGTGCCCTCCACGGGGCGCATCCCCCCCCATTTCAAGCTCACCCACGTGGCCGGGGCCTACTGGCGAGGGGACGAACGGCGGCCCATGCTCCAACGGGTCTACGGGGTGGCCTTCCGCACCGCCGAGGAGCTCAAGGAGTACCTCTGGCAGCTGGAAGAGGCCCAAAAGCGGGACCACCGCCGGCTGGGGCGGGAGCTGGAGCTCTTCCTCATTGACCCCATGGTGGGCAAGGGCCTGGTGCTTTGGCTGCCCAAGGGGAACGTGATCCGGGAGGAGCTCATGGCCTTCATGCGGGAGGAGCAGATCCGGCGGGGCTACCAGCTGGTCACCACCCCCCACATCGGCAGCCTGGAGCTTTACAAGACCTCGGGCCACTACCCCTACTACGCGGAAAGCCAGTTTCCCCCCATCAGCTTCAAGGAGCGGGGGGAGGAGGAGGAATACCTCCTCAAGCCCATGAACTGCCCCCACCACATCCGCATCTACGCCTACAAGAAGCGCTCCTACCGCGAGCTTCCCTTGAGGATCGCCGAGTTCGGCACCGTCTACCGCTACGAGAAGGCGGGGGAGCTTTTGGGCCTCACGAGGGTGCGGGGCTTCACCCAGGACGACGCCCACCTCTTCTGCACCCCCGAGCAGGTGAAGGCGGAGTTTTTGGGGGTCTTGGACCTGGTCTTAAAGGTCTTCGCCACCTTGGGGCTTAGGGACTACCGGGCCAGGATCGGGGTCCGGGAGCCGGGAAGCGAAAAGTACGTGGGGGACGAGGCCAAGTGGGCCCTGGCGGAAAGGCAGATTGAGGAAGCGGCCCTGGAGGCGGGCCTTCACTATACCGTGGAGGCGGGGGACGCCGCCTTCTACGGCCCCAAGCTGGACTTCGTGGTCAAGGACGCCCTGGGGCGGGAGTGGCAACTGGGCACCATCCAGGTGGACTACAACCTGCCCGAGCGCTTCGGCCTCGCCTACGTGGGGCCGGATGGCGAGGAGCACCGCCCCGTCATGATCCACCGCGCCCCCTTTGGCTCCTTGGAGCGCTTCATCGGCATCCTCATTGAGCACTTCGCCGGGGACTTCCCCTTATGGCTTGCCCCGGTGCAGGTGGTGGTCATCCCGGTTTCCGAAAAGCAGGAGGACTACGCCCAGGAGGTGGCCTGTAAACTGAAGGAAATGGGCCTCCGGGCCGAGGCGGACCTGAGGAGCGAGCGGATGCAGGCCAGGATCCGCGACGCCGAGATGCAGAAGGTGCCCTACATCCTGGTGGTGGGGGAAAGGGAGAAGGCGGAGGGCACGGTGAGCGTCAGGAGGCGCCACCGGGGGAACCTGGGGGCCATGCCCCTCGCCACCTTCCTGGAAAAGGCCCTTCTGGAATACCGGGAAAGACGCCTAGAGAGCGTTTTCTGA